From a single Kingella potus genomic region:
- a CDS encoding LysM peptidoglycan-binding domain-containing protein has product MSSIKTLAVAITGLSVFSAAYGQSHQNNNYSKSQIGMALMRANTVSLDHGKIKHGHNSIWAHLRSDFRMAEVNPELVRRHESKFASSAAYFNRTIERSRPYMYHISREVAKRNMPAEIALLPFIESAFVTKAKSNVGASGLWQFMPATGRHYGLEQTPLYDGRHDVYAATDAALNYLEYLHGLFGDWSLALAAYNWGEGNVGRAVNRARAQGLEPVYENLKMPAETRNYVPKLLAVRNIVSNPEYFGMRFSDIDNKPFFKAVDIDQPIDLNAAVRLAGISRSEFDALNPAFKSPVYIPKLGRKLLLPASAAADFERNYKKADRATLLSWDVYTPYANTTLSSIAAETGMNIAELKRLNGLSRDSIAAGRSILVAKNSFGGKGGDALTNFIALDKDLNPNDNKLQSVPEMGVATAVASAQPGLTAPPRPVNTPLQLPQAAVAAQQPAARTDAVQTASNQTTLPLDRPEPSVPAAFAALPDDLTVKSAIETAVPAPAQAAAQTQMSAQPAAAANDGSDRLMDFVRQSAPAAQTAAAPATAATQAEILALAEATAREAAERSRQAKQVAERARQKKPAALAAAKPATHKVAHGDTLFNIAKRYDMNVADLVAGNGIKGNTIHEGQILKVAAVGAAKSRAGQSSIRQVSYTVRQGDTLAGIARRFNVDVKDVRRWNKNSTVLKPGQSIRLQGS; this is encoded by the coding sequence ATGTCTTCGATAAAAACCCTTGCAGTAGCCATTACGGGGCTGTCTGTCTTCTCTGCCGCCTACGGCCAGAGCCATCAGAACAACAATTACAGCAAGAGCCAAATCGGCATGGCGCTGATGCGCGCCAACACCGTCTCCCTCGACCACGGAAAAATCAAACACGGCCACAACAGCATTTGGGCGCATCTGCGCAGCGATTTCCGCATGGCCGAAGTCAATCCGGAACTGGTCCGCCGCCACGAAAGCAAATTCGCTTCGTCCGCTGCCTACTTCAACCGCACCATCGAGCGCAGCCGTCCCTATATGTACCACATCAGCCGCGAAGTCGCCAAACGCAATATGCCGGCCGAAATCGCCCTGCTGCCCTTTATCGAAAGCGCATTCGTTACCAAGGCCAAATCGAATGTGGGCGCGTCCGGCCTGTGGCAGTTTATGCCCGCCACCGGCCGCCACTACGGCCTCGAGCAAACCCCGCTTTACGACGGCCGCCACGACGTATATGCCGCCACCGATGCGGCGCTGAACTACCTGGAATACCTGCACGGCCTCTTCGGCGACTGGTCTCTCGCGCTGGCCGCCTACAACTGGGGTGAGGGCAATGTCGGCCGCGCCGTCAACCGCGCCCGGGCGCAGGGCTTGGAGCCGGTTTACGAAAACCTCAAAATGCCTGCCGAAACGCGCAACTACGTCCCCAAACTTCTGGCGGTGCGCAACATAGTCAGCAATCCCGAATACTTCGGTATGCGTTTTTCCGACATCGACAACAAACCGTTTTTCAAAGCCGTCGACATCGACCAGCCCATTGACCTGAATGCCGCCGTACGCCTTGCCGGCATCAGCCGCAGCGAATTTGACGCACTCAATCCCGCATTCAAATCCCCCGTTTACATTCCCAAGCTCGGCCGCAAACTGCTTCTGCCCGCTTCCGCCGCAGCCGATTTCGAGCGCAACTACAAAAAAGCCGACCGCGCCACGCTGCTTTCTTGGGACGTGTACACCCCCTATGCCAACACCACCCTTTCGTCCATCGCCGCCGAAACCGGCATGAACATCGCCGAACTCAAACGCCTGAACGGCCTGAGCAGGGACAGCATCGCCGCAGGCCGCAGCATTTTGGTGGCGAAAAACAGCTTCGGCGGCAAAGGCGGCGACGCGCTGACCAATTTCATCGCCTTGGACAAAGATCTCAATCCGAACGACAACAAGCTGCAAAGCGTACCCGAAATGGGCGTTGCCACCGCCGTAGCCAGCGCACAGCCCGGCCTGACCGCACCGCCGCGTCCCGTCAATACGCCGCTCCAACTGCCGCAGGCCGCCGTGGCCGCGCAGCAGCCTGCCGCGCGTACGGATGCCGTTCAGACGGCCTCAAACCAAACCACTCTGCCGCTGGACAGGCCGGAGCCTTCCGTACCTGCGGCGTTTGCCGCCCTGCCTGACGATCTGACGGTAAAATCTGCCATAGAGACTGCCGTACCCGCACCGGCGCAGGCCGCAGCGCAAACACAAATGTCCGCACAGCCTGCCGCAGCAGCCAACGACGGCAGCGACCGCCTGATGGATTTCGTCCGCCAATCCGCGCCTGCCGCACAAACCGCAGCCGCGCCCGCCACGGCGGCGACACAGGCCGAAATCCTCGCGCTGGCCGAAGCCACCGCCCGCGAAGCCGCCGAACGCAGCCGCCAAGCCAAGCAGGTTGCCGAACGCGCAAGGCAGAAGAAACCGGCCGCTCTGGCAGCCGCCAAGCCCGCCACACATAAAGTCGCCCACGGCGATACCCTGTTCAATATCGCCAAACGTTACGACATGAATGTTGCCGATCTTGTTGCCGGTAACGGCATCAAAGGCAACACCATCCACGAAGGCCAGATATTGAAAGTGGCCGCTGTCGGCGCGGCAAAAAGCAGGGCGGGGCAAAGCAGCATCCGTCAGGTATCCTACACCGTCCGCCAGGGCGACACCCTGGCCGGAATTGCCCGCCGCTTCAATGTCGATGTCAAAGACGTGCGCCGCTGGAACAAAAACAGCACCGTTCTCAAGCCCGGCCAGAGCATCAGACTGCAAGGCAGCTAA
- a CDS encoding phosphomannomutase/phosphoglucomutase, giving the protein MAHAAPEIFKAYDIRGIVGQTLTGHTAYLIGRAIAARAAARGIRSIAVGRDGRLSGAELAAALCRGLTDSGIGVTDTGAVATPMLYFAAVSECGGSGIMITGSHNPPDYNGFKIMLGGETLAGEAIQQLRAAIETEAFVNGSGSVRTLDIAAAYRDAVVSHIKLARPMTVAIDAGNGIAGAYAGGLYRALGCEVQELFCDVDGHFPNHHPDPAKPENLRDLIAAVQNGPAEIGLAFDGDGDRLGVVTKSGSIIYPDRQLMLFARDVLSRNPQAKVIYDVKSTRLLAPWIRRHGGEPVMEKTGHSFIKAAMKRSGALLAGEMSGHTFFKERWYGFDDGMYAGARLLEILARSGNPAVELDSLPQAASTPEINIALPAGADGSQTVAEIAASARFDGARETITIDGLRVEYPDGFGLIRASNTTPVLVLRFEGDTPAALERIRAQFRNALAVKPELVWPQ; this is encoded by the coding sequence ATGGCACACGCAGCCCCCGAAATCTTCAAAGCCTACGACATACGCGGCATCGTCGGGCAAACCCTCACCGGACACACCGCCTACCTCATCGGCCGCGCCATCGCCGCCCGCGCCGCTGCCCGAGGCATACGCAGCATCGCCGTCGGCCGCGACGGCAGGCTGAGCGGTGCGGAACTGGCCGCCGCCCTTTGTCGGGGTCTGACCGACAGCGGTATCGGCGTAACCGATACCGGCGCAGTTGCCACCCCCATGCTTTATTTTGCCGCCGTCAGCGAATGCGGCGGCAGCGGCATCATGATTACCGGCAGCCACAACCCGCCCGACTACAACGGTTTCAAAATCATGCTCGGTGGGGAAACCCTTGCCGGCGAAGCCATACAGCAGCTCCGTGCCGCCATTGAAACCGAAGCCTTCGTAAACGGCAGTGGCAGCGTCCGTACCCTGGACATCGCCGCAGCCTACCGCGACGCCGTTGTCTCGCACATCAAGCTCGCCCGTCCGATGACCGTCGCTATCGACGCGGGCAACGGCATCGCCGGAGCCTATGCCGGCGGTCTCTACCGCGCACTCGGCTGCGAAGTGCAGGAGCTTTTCTGCGATGTGGACGGACATTTTCCCAACCACCATCCCGATCCAGCCAAACCCGAAAATCTGCGCGACCTTATCGCCGCCGTGCAAAACGGCCCGGCCGAAATCGGCCTTGCCTTCGACGGCGACGGCGACCGGCTCGGAGTCGTTACCAAAAGCGGCAGCATCATCTACCCCGACCGCCAGCTTATGCTGTTTGCCCGCGACGTTTTGAGCCGCAACCCGCAGGCCAAAGTCATTTACGATGTCAAATCCACCCGTCTGCTCGCCCCGTGGATACGCCGCCACGGCGGAGAACCTGTTATGGAAAAAACCGGCCACAGCTTCATCAAAGCCGCCATGAAGCGCAGCGGCGCATTGCTGGCCGGCGAAATGAGCGGCCACACTTTCTTTAAGGAACGCTGGTACGGCTTCGACGACGGCATGTATGCCGGTGCGCGCCTGCTCGAAATTCTCGCCCGCAGCGGCAACCCCGCCGTCGAACTCGACAGCCTGCCGCAGGCCGCCTCCACGCCCGAAATCAACATTGCCCTGCCTGCCGGAGCAGACGGCAGTCAAACCGTGGCCGAAATCGCCGCTTCCGCCCGTTTTGACGGCGCACGGGAAACCATCACCATCGACGGCCTGCGCGTCGAATATCCCGACGGTTTCGGCCTTATCCGCGCCTCCAATACCACGCCCGTCCTCGTCCTGCGTTTCGAGGGCGACACACCCGCCGCCCTCGAACGCATCCGCGCACAATTCCGCAACGCCCTCGCCGTCAAGCCCGAACTGGTCTGGCCGCAGTAG
- the rpoZ gene encoding DNA-directed RNA polymerase subunit omega, whose protein sequence is MARITVEDCSDKIPNHFDLTLAAARRARQLENGTMPLVDDVRHDKPTVTALREIAAGEVTADILNRSK, encoded by the coding sequence ATGGCACGAATCACCGTAGAAGACTGCTCCGACAAAATCCCCAACCATTTCGACCTGACACTCGCCGCCGCCCGCCGCGCCCGCCAGCTTGAAAACGGCACCATGCCGCTGGTGGACGACGTACGCCACGACAAGCCCACAGTTACCGCGCTGCGCGAAATCGCCGCAGGCGAAGTAACTGCTGACATCCTCAACCGCAGCAAATAG
- the gmk gene encoding guanylate kinase, with protein sequence MTAKTPGNIFIISAASGTGKTTLVSRLLSVHADVRVSVSHTTRTPREGERHGEHYYFVGTAEFEDMIGSGGFLEHANVFGNYYGTSMAGLKALQNQGFDVILEIDVQGAAQVRRALPEAVSIFILPPSFSVLAERLRGRGTDSGQVIESRLRQARGEIEQSLLFDYIVVNRDLPTAEAQLSAIIRARRQTRGQQQKFIEELLSEQF encoded by the coding sequence ATGACCGCAAAAACCCCCGGCAATATCTTCATCATCTCCGCCGCCTCCGGCACCGGCAAAACCACCCTGGTTTCCCGCCTGCTCAGCGTCCATGCCGATGTGCGCGTGTCCGTATCGCACACTACCCGCACCCCGCGCGAGGGCGAGCGGCACGGCGAACACTACTATTTCGTCGGCACGGCCGAATTTGAAGACATGATCGGCAGCGGCGGCTTTCTCGAGCACGCCAACGTGTTCGGCAACTATTACGGCACCAGCATGGCAGGCCTGAAAGCCCTGCAAAACCAAGGCTTCGATGTCATACTGGAAATCGACGTGCAGGGAGCAGCCCAAGTGCGCCGCGCCCTGCCCGAAGCCGTCAGCATCTTCATTCTGCCGCCGAGTTTTTCCGTTTTGGCCGAACGCCTGCGCGGACGCGGCACAGACAGCGGGCAAGTCATCGAAAGCCGGCTGCGGCAGGCACGCGGCGAAATCGAGCAGTCGCTCCTGTTCGACTACATCGTCGTCAACCGCGACCTGCCCACGGCCGAAGCCCAGCTCTCCGCCATTATCCGCGCCCGCAGGCAGACCCGGGGGCAGCAGCAGAAATTCATCGAAGAGCTGCTTTCCGAACAATTCTGA
- a CDS encoding adenine phosphoribosyltransferase, which translates to MLVHPEVMGVEALFEKMRKIPDWPEKGILFHDITPILQSPQYFRLLVDLLVYRYMGQKIDAVAGLDARGFIIGAALAYQLNVGFIPIRKKGKLPFHTVSQKYALEYGEAVVEIHTDALEPGAQVLLVDDLVATGGTMSAGAELIRRLGGNVVEAAAILEFTDLPGGQRIRDAGVPLFTLYQNEGCLPR; encoded by the coding sequence ATGCTGGTTCATCCCGAAGTGATGGGCGTGGAAGCCCTGTTTGAAAAAATGCGCAAAATACCCGACTGGCCGGAGAAAGGCATTTTGTTTCACGACATTACGCCGATTCTGCAAAGCCCGCAGTATTTCCGCCTGCTGGTCGATCTTTTGGTATACCGCTATATGGGGCAGAAAATCGACGCGGTGGCGGGCTTGGACGCGCGCGGCTTCATCATTGGTGCGGCTTTGGCCTACCAGCTCAATGTCGGCTTTATCCCCATACGCAAAAAAGGCAAGCTGCCGTTTCACACCGTGTCGCAGAAATACGCGCTGGAATACGGCGAAGCTGTGGTGGAAATCCACACCGACGCGCTCGAACCCGGCGCACAGGTATTGCTGGTGGACGATTTGGTGGCCACAGGCGGCACGATGTCGGCGGGGGCGGAGCTGATACGCCGGCTCGGCGGCAATGTCGTGGAGGCGGCGGCGATTTTGGAGTTTACCGATCTGCCGGGCGGACAGCGCATCCGCGATGCGGGCGTGCCGCTGTTTACGCTCTACCAAAACGAGGGCTGCCTGCCCCGCTAG
- a CDS encoding class I SAM-dependent methyltransferase: MCEQDFFRRTAAAAYFQTALQLGMPQWNPTHGAAVRAGRDCIMAADALPFAANSMDLLLLPHGLETPCREGVLREAYRVLAAEGRLVLSGFNPHSVWRLLYRSERKSFPNQENCIAIGRLKTLWQDAGFEAVQTEWLVCWPLAAQPDTPQKNGWPAAALVYAAVLMKRQAGVHPLGGFVPAVLPEWDLQGA; this comes from the coding sequence GTGTGCGAACAGGATTTTTTCCGCCGCACGGCGGCTGCTGCGTATTTTCAGACGGCCTTACAGCTCGGTATGCCGCAATGGAATCCGACGCACGGCGCGGCGGTGCGGGCGGGCAGAGACTGCATCATGGCCGCAGACGCGCTGCCCTTTGCCGCAAACAGCATGGATCTGCTGCTGCTGCCGCACGGCCTGGAAACGCCCTGCCGCGAGGGCGTTCTGCGCGAGGCATACCGCGTTTTGGCGGCGGAAGGCCGGCTGGTATTGAGCGGCTTCAACCCGCATTCGGTGTGGCGGCTGCTCTACCGCAGCGAGCGCAAGTCTTTTCCCAATCAGGAAAACTGCATAGCGATAGGCCGTCTGAAAACCTTGTGGCAGGATGCCGGCTTTGAAGCGGTGCAAACCGAATGGCTGGTCTGCTGGCCGCTGGCCGCGCAGCCGGACACGCCGCAGAAAAACGGCTGGCCTGCCGCAGCTTTGGTGTACGCAGCCGTTTTAATGAAACGGCAGGCGGGCGTACATCCTTTGGGCGGCTTCGTGCCGGCCGTCCTACCCGAATGGGATTTGCAGGGCGCGTAA